TTTTTTTTTTTTGGGGAAAACCGCTCAACTCATCCTCGCCCCAAAACATGGCGGGGCCAACAAGTCCCTGTTTTCAACAGGACTGTAACCGCATCGCGCCAAATCCAGCCTTTTCCGCAATAATTTCTGCATGTTAACCTGGCCTTTTGCGTAAGACCCTACTGATATCTCTGCTTTTTGTCAAAAAAACGTTTAATTTTATAAATTTATAAACTTTCTTATTGACACTGTTAGACCCTACTGATATGTCCTCTGCATGCCTCATCTGCACAAGAAGATCAAAAAGGGCAGGCCCTACTACTATGTCCGGGAGATGGCGCGGATCGACGGCAAGCCAAAGGTTACCAACCAAGTCTATCTTGGTTCCCCGGAGAGGATCATGTCTTTGGCAACAGGGGCCGAATCTGCGTTGGAGAAAATTCAGGTTCAGGAATTTGGCGCGTTGTGGTTGGCCAATTTGATTGATCAGGATGTTGGGATTGCTCAGATCGTGGACGAGGTCGTCCCCAAAGGAAAAAACGAGGCTGGACCATCTGTCGGCGAATACTTCCTATATGCAGTTTTCAACAGGATGGTTGACGCTCAGTCCAAGAGAGCTTTGGCGGATTGGTACGATAAAGCCGCTGTCCAACAGGTCAGGCCGGTGGACGTTAAAGCCTTGTCATCCGAGAAGTTTTGGAAAAAATGGGACCGGGTAAGTCAAAAGCAAATCGAGGCGATCGCAAAAAGATTTTTCGAAAAGGTGGCTCAGTTAGAGACTTCCCGGTTCGATTGCTTTCTTTTCGACACCACCAACTACTACACGTACTTGGCCGGCAATACCGAATCTGACTTGGCTCAGACGGGTAAAAGCAAAGAGGGCCGCTACTGGCTTCGCCAGGTAGGACTTGCCTTGCTGGTGGCCAGGGATACCGGCCTGCCGTTTTTCTATCGCGAATACGAGGGCAACTGCCATGATTCCAAGGTGTTTCAGTGCGTTCTGGAAGACGTTTTGGATGCCATGCGAAAATATGGTCGGCAAGACGTGACTGTGGTCTTGGACAAGGGCATGAATTCCGAAGACGGCATGGCAGTCATTGACGCCATGGACGGCGTGCATTTCGTGACCAGCTACTCGACGTACTTTGCCGAGGAGCTTGTACATGTCGACAGGGAAAAATTTATCGTTGTGGATACTGAAAAAAATCGGCGACTTCGTGAGCTCGGCAGAGAGGACGATCAATTGACTGCTTGGCGGAGCACCGGGGAATATTGGGGGCAGACGCGCACGGTGATCGTGACCTACAACCCCCTGACCGCCTCCAAGCAACGGTATAAATTTGAAAAGAAAATGCGAACACTCCAATCGGCTTTATACGAAATCCGATCAAAGGTTCGTTCCAGGTCTGCC
This genomic interval from Desulfonatronum thiodismutans contains the following:
- a CDS encoding IS1634 family transposase translates to MPHLHKKIKKGRPYYYVREMARIDGKPKVTNQVYLGSPERIMSLATGAESALEKIQVQEFGALWLANLIDQDVGIAQIVDEVVPKGKNEAGPSVGEYFLYAVFNRMVDAQSKRALADWYDKAAVQQVRPVDVKALSSEKFWKKWDRVSQKQIEAIAKRFFEKVAQLETSRFDCFLFDTTNYYTYLAGNTESDLAQTGKSKEGRYWLRQVGLALLVARDTGLPFFYREYEGNCHDSKVFQCVLEDVLDAMRKYGRQDVTVVLDKGMNSEDGMAVIDAMDGVHFVTSYSTYFAEELVHVDREKFIVVDTEKNRRLRELGREDDQLTAWRSTGEYWGQTRTVIVTYNPLTASKQRYKFEKKMRTLQSALYEIRSKVRSRSAQWRNEDTIKERYRNICRDLYLPDSLYDLSFAVKSGGLVMSFRKNYYRIERHIDRFGKNVLITDRMDWSTDEIVRASLDRYMVEQSFRQTKDHDLVNMRPMRHWTDSKIRCHILCCIVALSYLRLLELRLAKAGLKLSAATTMQQMRTLHSCLCWNAGARKATRKLEEPSDAQAQILKAMGYGVSSGVLQELAT